One genomic region from Melioribacteraceae bacterium 4301-Me encodes:
- a CDS encoding response regulator transcription factor, producing MEITLFKILLPIDFIANYLPAVRFRKSEYFIFFVFSCLVDPLMAFLYKYQIIGCFYHIPFYLTLSLIILPGSYRKVRAYAGAGVFFVLFHYLNNREIMQISAALLAICFITFLINEIRVKNKNEFKAEVFLLLLLMNMFIHYWGIFLYFHHPQLYVSNWWVVVFLDTLTFTLIACAGPERKVSLAFLKIFSEKVNSAAQKRSESEITTNEKKDNHQMAHLAGALAERVDSHDGGDENDIDGLLTRRELEIYTYLCEGLTNKEISERICRSVKTVESHLIHITEKLGFVSVRELKKFVNDTIRNNSPYFEEGKINKSEGNK from the coding sequence ATGGAAATTACGCTTTTCAAGATTTTGCTGCCGATTGATTTCATCGCAAATTATCTTCCAGCGGTAAGATTTCGTAAGTCGGAATACTTCATTTTCTTTGTCTTCTCATGCTTAGTTGATCCGCTCATGGCTTTTCTATATAAATATCAAATAATTGGTTGTTTCTATCATATTCCTTTCTATCTTACACTAAGCCTTATAATATTACCTGGTAGCTACCGAAAAGTACGTGCTTACGCAGGTGCTGGAGTGTTTTTTGTATTGTTTCATTATTTAAATAATCGGGAAATAATGCAAATATCGGCTGCGCTGTTGGCTATCTGCTTTATAACTTTTTTAATTAATGAGATTAGAGTGAAGAATAAGAATGAATTTAAGGCTGAAGTTTTTCTATTGCTGCTTTTGATGAATATGTTTATCCACTATTGGGGGATCTTTCTTTACTTTCATCATCCACAATTGTACGTTTCCAATTGGTGGGTTGTTGTGTTTTTAGATACGTTGACATTTACGCTGATAGCATGTGCTGGACCTGAGAGAAAAGTTAGTTTAGCGTTCCTCAAGATTTTTAGTGAAAAAGTAAACTCTGCTGCTCAAAAGCGTTCTGAGTCGGAAATAACAACAAACGAAAAAAAGGACAATCATCAAATGGCTCATTTAGCTGGAGCTTTGGCGGAGCGGGTGGATTCTCATGATGGCGGTGATGAAAACGATATTGATGGTCTATTGACGAGACGAGAACTTGAGATTTATACTTATTTATGTGAAGGATTGACAAATAAAGAGATATCAGAACGGATATGTCGTAGTGTAAAAACAGTAGAAAGTCATTTAATTCATATCACTGAGAAATTAGGATTTGTGAGTGTTCGAGAGCTAAAAAAATTTGTTAACGACACAATCCGCAACAACTCACCCTACTTTGAGGAGGGAAAAATCAACAAAAGTGAGGGAAATAAATAA
- a CDS encoding MauE/DoxX family redox-associated membrane protein, which translates to MSTIEYTINNEKSPLRGKLKNSQKFFFKAVYYLITVILLFSGVSKIIDINPLIETLKEVKLPHDLIITIATLLPITEIGLGIMLLLKIKQRTSIKITVILFLVFFLFSVYGMVMGIEKDCGCFGNAIKSEFGWGMVGRNTFLLLLSIVVLERENRNALALGEIKQ; encoded by the coding sequence ATGTCTACAATAGAATACACAATAAATAACGAGAAGTCGCCGCTTCGTGGTAAGCTTAAGAATTCGCAAAAGTTTTTCTTTAAGGCAGTTTATTATTTAATAACAGTTATACTGCTATTTTCTGGGGTTTCAAAAATAATCGACATAAATCCATTAATAGAAACGCTAAAAGAAGTAAAACTGCCGCATGATTTGATAATAACAATAGCGACATTGCTGCCAATAACGGAAATAGGATTAGGAATAATGCTGTTGCTAAAGATAAAACAAAGAACATCAATAAAAATAACAGTGATACTTTTTTTAGTTTTCTTTTTGTTTAGTGTTTATGGAATGGTAATGGGTATAGAAAAAGATTGTGGGTGTTTTGGGAATGCTATAAAAAGTGAGTTTGGTTGGGGGATGGTTGGAAGGAATACTTTTCTGCTTCTTCTTTCAATAGTTGTATTAGAAAGAGAGAATAGAAACGCTCTGGCGCTGGGCGAAATAAAACAATAA